From a region of the Candidatus Desulfatibia profunda genome:
- a CDS encoding type II toxin-antitoxin system RelE/ParE family toxin, with protein MTDEQVTKISWVLKLIREIDQIPSKYFKKLVNTNEIWEIRVDVGKNTFRLLGFFHGQDLIILTNSFQKKSQKTPFKEIKLAEQRKKEFLNRR; from the coding sequence CTGACAGATGAACAGGTGACCAAAATATCATGGGTATTGAAACTGATTCGGGAAATTGATCAGATTCCATCTAAGTATTTCAAAAAATTGGTCAATACAAACGAAATTTGGGAAATTCGAGTTGATGTTGGCAAAAACACTTTCCGTCTTCTTGGCTTCTTTCATGGCCAAGACTTGATCATACTGACAAACTCTTTCCAAAAAAAGAGCCAAAAAACTCCTTTTAAGGAAATTAAGCTGGCAGAACAACGT